The following coding sequences are from one Musa acuminata AAA Group cultivar baxijiao chromosome BXJ1-6, Cavendish_Baxijiao_AAA, whole genome shotgun sequence window:
- the LOC135676325 gene encoding protein NRT1/ PTR FAMILY 8.1-like, which translates to MGEGEDIYTKDGTTDLHGNPAIKKDTGNWRACPYILANECCERLAYYGMSTNLVNYMKDRLHQGNATAANNVTDWSGTCYVMPLLGAFIADAYAGRYWTIASFMIIYILGLTLLTLTASVKGLEPTCHSGVCDPTRAQTAVVFTSLYLIALATGGIKPCVSSFGADQFDETDESEKKRKSSFFNWFYFSINIGSLVAASVLVWIQTNVGWGWGFGIPAVAMAVAVVSFFLGTPLYRHQKPGGSPLTRIAQVMVASLRKSGVKLPANKSLLYEITREDSAIRGSRKMDHTDQLKFLDKAAVQTQEDKINGAVNPWRLCTVTQVEELKSIVRLLPIWASGIVFSTVYSQMGTMFVLQGNTLDRHMGPRFEIPSASLSIFDTISVIVWVPIYDRVVVPVARRFTGRERGFTHLTRMGVGLVISIFAMSSAGVLEVARLRVVARHKRYDGVYVPMSVFWQVPQYVIVGAAEVFTFIGQLEFFYDQAPDAMRSMCSALSLTTAALGNYLSSLLVTIVSRITTKNGKPGWIPDDLDRGHLDYFFGLLAVLSLVNFGVYLVMAKWYTYKKAIDNETKAEAPNDM; encoded by the exons ATGGGGGAAGGCGAAGATATATACACGAAAGATGGAACGACTGATCTCCATGGGAACCCTGCGATCAAGAAGGACACTGGAAATTGGAGGGCTTGTCCCTACATTCTTG CAAACGAATGCTGCGAGAGGCTGGCATACTATGGCATGAGCACCAACCTGGTGAACTACATGAAGGATCGTCTCCACCAAGGGAATGCTACTGCAGCAAACAATGTCACCGACTGGTCCGGTACATGCTATGTCATGCCACTCCTTGGGGCGTTTATAGCTGATGCCTACGCTGGACGATACTGGACGATTGCCAGCTTCATGATCATCTACATCTTG GGTCTGACGCTACTGACGTTGACTGCATCAGTAAAAGGCCTGGAACCTACTTGTCACAGTGGCGTCTGTGATCCAACGAGAGCACAAACTGCGGTGGTCTTCACATCCCTTTATCTTATTGCACTGGCGACAGGAGGAATCAAGCCATGCGTCTCCTCCTTCGGCGCTGACCAATTCGATGAAACGGACGAgtcggagaagaagaggaagagctcCTTCTTCAACTGGTTCTACTTCTCCATCAACATAGGCTCGCTGGTGGCTGCTTCTGTGCTGGTATGGATACAGACGAACGTGGGGTGGGGTTGGGGGTTTGGGATCCCGGCCGTCGCGATGGCTGTTGCGGTCGTGAGCTTTTTCTTGGGCACACCATTGTACAGGCACCAGAAGCCAGGAGGAAGCCCTCTTACACGTATTGCCCAGGTTATGGTGGCATCCTTGAGGAAATCTGGAGTGAAGCTGCCCGCAAATAAGTCACTGCTGTATGAAATCACACGGGAAGACTCTGCCATACGAGGTAGCCGCAAAATGGATCACACGGACCAATTGAA GTTCCTGGACAAGGCTGCAGTGCAGACTCAAGAGGACAAGATCAACGGCGCGGTGAACCCATGGAGGCTGTGCACGGTCACCCAAGTCGAGGAGCTGAAGAGCATCGTGCGCCTCCTCCCCATCTGGGCGAGCGGCATCGTCTTCTCCACCGTCTACAGCCAGATGGGCACCATGTTCGTGCTGCAAGGCAACACCCTGGATCGCCACATGGGCCCCCGCTTCGAGATCCCGTCAGCCTCGCTCTCCATCTTCGACACCATCAGCGTCATCGTCTGGGTTCCCATCTACGACCGCGTCGTCGTTCCGGTGGCCCGAAGGTTTACGGGTCGGGAGCGGGGCTTCACCCACCTGACGCGCATGGGCGTCGGCCTGGTGATCTCCATCTTCGCCATGTCGTCCGCTGGCGTTCTCGAGGTCGCGAGGCTCCGGGTGGTGGCGCGGCACAAGCGGTACGATGGTGTCTATGTTCCCATGTCCGTGTTCTGGCAGGTGCCTCAGTACGTCATCGTGGGGGCAGCCGAGGTCTTCACCTTCATCGGACAGCTGGAGTTCTTCTACGACCAGGCGCCTGACGCGATGAGGAGCATGTGTTCCGCCCTGTCGCTCACCACGGCGGCGCTCGGAAACTACTTGAGCAGCTTGCTTGTTACCATCGTCTCACGCATCACCACGAAGAACGGGAAGCCCGGATGGATTCCGGACGACCTCGACCGCGGCCACCTCGACTATTTCTTCGGGCTCCTGGCCGTCCTCAGCCTCGTGAACTTTGGCGTGTATCTTGTGATGGCGAAATGGTATACCTACAAGAAGGCAATAGATAATGAGACGAAGGCAGAAGCACCTAATGACATGTGA